GGGGAATCACAGGTATCGAAACTTATCATATCACGCACCGGCTGACGGCACAACGCGTCACATCAAAAACAACGCGTCACAGATAAAGCACTGAGCAGCAAAGTTCAATCACATAATTAACTCTCATTTCTTCAACGCATGACGAAGGTGAAGATCGACTCGATAACCTCATCCAAGTTCTTGCTAAACGGCGACAGTTGAGCAGAAAACGGCTCAAATGTAGACTTTTCTTTTCCATCCACTAACAAATGACAGGAGGCACCAATAAGCTGAATATCATCGTTCTTGTAGCGCTTGGAAACTGTCACTAGACCACTGGCTCCTACTAGATTGATGGTCCCAAAGTTGTCAACAACGTCAATCTTGCAATCATTGCCGATGACTTCAATGTGACCTTGGTTGCTTTTGACTATGATGACGCAGCCGTTGCCAACGACCTTTAGGCGCGTGGCGTTTGTTTCCATGGTGACTTTCTTTTTGTTGCCGACGATCGAGTATTGCTTCATTTTTGAAATTGgaatgtttttcttttcaaGAAAGAACTGGTTAGTTGTATCGTATTTTTTAGTGTTGATACTGGCTGGAGAGATTGTGATTGCCTCTTACTGGCTGGTTGTATCAAGAATGATTAAAGCTGGCCGCGTGTGCTCGTTTTATAGGCCGCGCCGGCGTGTGCGCAGCCCCTCCCCGCGGAGGATTCCCCTAGTAATGCGTCATCCATTCATCGAGTTTCAGCTATTGTATGTATTGTAGTTATTCCCCGACGAATTCAGGTGAACTACCTTTCTAATGggttaaaaaatgtttacagtttctcattaggtacctacttacctacattataattatgttttttttttttgtatttagtcTTACGCTACTACGTGATGTTTGTTACATTAGTTACATCAGTTGTGTAAATGTGTACCTTTTGCGTATTCTGTTATCATAATCC
This DNA window, taken from Cydia strobilella chromosome 4, ilCydStro3.1, whole genome shotgun sequence, encodes the following:
- the LOC134741136 gene encoding uncharacterized protein LOC134741136, coding for MKQYSIVGNKKKVTMETNATRLKVVGNGCVIIVKSNQGHIEVIGNDCKIDVVDNFGTINLVGASGLVTVSKRYKNDDIQLIGASCHLLVDGKEKSTFEPFSAQLSPFSKNLDEVIESIFTFVMR